The following coding sequences lie in one Alloacidobacterium dinghuense genomic window:
- a CDS encoding two-component regulator propeller domain-containing protein, translating into MTAFAGQVEATMVRGDSTRRVVSFSSALFLRLKNSRTLIAAKLSIFLGIGINLTLQCSSAFALDPHEPIAQLYHTSWNAKEGVSGNVTALAQTTDGYLWVGTTDGLLRFDGVSFERYQPEAGSLTASSVSALMAVPDGGLWVGFTRGGASFIKNGRVRNYSDPDGFPVYTVRCFARDETGSIWVAAVGGFARLEGQHWQQAYSEWNFSDKTAWALLVDRRGTLWVATGSQIVYLPAGEKRFHSAGLRSGKGSVMLEAPDASILFQDDDRGRFLRFRYDEANGFEALPDIGIRVNSAIFDRDGGLWTGNDGLTRLSFPDGLRDHNLEHVTEKFTQTQGLSNSAVETILEDREGNIWVGTGGGLDRFRHRNITWFPLRGGPFSLFVGPDSKVWAGSRGTSFPVVRVEDRTLVANGPTDVYTVYHDPDGTIWYSGNHTLLHLQDGKLEKVAVPDVVEKLRLSVTPPDPIIASSITRDRAGNLWVAFGGSGEFRLTNGIWNFVPILPDHPDWSAGYTITDSLDRIWLLWGDRIASYDHGNIRIFSAKEGLAIGPPDVMAECNQLIWVGGESGLAFLQGGRFHTIQSAEVTGFTSVTGIVVTPNGDVWLNTGSGVVRIPASEIETVIQHPEHRVTFDLFDLVTDLPEPIQRGEVYSPGAIQADDGSIWIATRSGAVRVDPSHIYKNPLPPPVSIRSIVADGKVYSAFSDLKFPPLTNNLRIEYAAPSLSIPERVRFRYKLDEWDKSWHEAGGRREAFFTHLAPGKYLFRVIASNNDGVWNRKGATLAFTVAPAWFQTVWFRGLCAAILLLLLWAGYQLRLKRLHRHFDMALEAQRANERNLHLIINTIPTLAWSARPDGSVDFFNQHYLDYTGITKGNAQDWGWTAAVHPDDLNRLVDYWRSILASGERGEIEARVRRFDAQHRWFLFRANALHDQVGKIIKWYGTITDIDERKQAEEQLQRSEAFLAEGQYLSRVGSFSWCIATEKITWSEQLYRIFEFEKDVPVTIELAFTRIHPEDLPMMQDMVERAREGARSFEYEYRLLMPDHSLKYLQLIAHGTRDREGRLEYIGAVQDITQRRLAEEALSKARSELSQVTRATSLGVMTASIAHEINQPLSGILTNSNTCMRMLAADPPNLEGARETVRRTIRDGNRVSDVITRLRALFGKKAVAFEAVDLSEATQEVIALLLPELQRNGVIVRSDLANNLPAVSGDRVQLQQVILNLFRNASDAMRTVEDRPRQLTIKTELEADNHVCLTVQDAGLGFDHQSAERLFEAFYTTKNDGMGIGLSVSRSIIESHHGRLWAAPNDGPGATFSFSIPCLVESAVAAIRSAGDVARATLEDSQWLRHAHSSQNRNRDGDLSCGM; encoded by the coding sequence GTGACTGCTTTTGCAGGTCAGGTCGAGGCAACGATGGTCCGTGGCGATTCAACGCGCAGAGTTGTTTCCTTCTCCTCTGCGTTGTTCCTGCGCCTCAAGAACTCACGAACGCTTATTGCAGCCAAGCTTTCGATCTTCCTTGGGATCGGGATCAACTTAACTTTGCAGTGTTCTTCGGCGTTTGCTCTGGATCCTCACGAGCCCATCGCGCAGCTCTACCACACCTCCTGGAATGCAAAAGAAGGCGTTAGCGGGAACGTGACAGCTCTCGCTCAGACCACGGACGGATACCTGTGGGTTGGAACCACCGACGGTCTCTTGCGATTTGATGGGGTCTCCTTCGAACGCTATCAACCTGAAGCTGGTTCCCTGACGGCCAGTTCGGTCTCTGCATTGATGGCTGTGCCTGATGGGGGGCTATGGGTGGGCTTCACGAGGGGTGGCGCGAGCTTCATCAAGAATGGCCGGGTCAGGAACTACTCAGACCCTGACGGGTTTCCGGTATACACGGTTCGGTGCTTCGCTCGTGATGAAACAGGATCAATCTGGGTCGCGGCGGTCGGTGGATTTGCGCGGCTGGAAGGCCAGCATTGGCAGCAGGCATATAGTGAATGGAATTTTTCGGACAAGACTGCATGGGCTCTTCTGGTAGACCGGCGGGGAACCCTCTGGGTCGCCACGGGAAGTCAGATCGTGTACCTGCCCGCAGGAGAGAAACGATTTCACAGCGCCGGGCTTCGAAGCGGAAAAGGCTCGGTGATGTTGGAAGCCCCCGATGCTTCCATCTTGTTTCAGGACGACGATCGCGGAAGGTTCTTGCGCTTTCGTTATGACGAGGCCAATGGATTCGAGGCTTTGCCCGACATCGGTATTCGCGTAAACTCGGCCATATTTGATCGCGACGGCGGGTTGTGGACCGGGAATGACGGATTGACTCGGTTGTCATTTCCTGATGGATTACGCGATCACAACCTCGAGCATGTGACGGAGAAGTTCACCCAAACGCAAGGACTATCAAACTCAGCCGTCGAGACGATTCTGGAGGACCGTGAAGGAAACATTTGGGTCGGAACCGGAGGAGGACTTGATCGATTCCGTCACCGAAATATTACTTGGTTTCCTCTGAGAGGAGGTCCCTTCAGCCTATTCGTCGGTCCCGACAGTAAAGTCTGGGCCGGGTCGAGGGGAACATCATTTCCTGTGGTCCGTGTCGAAGATCGAACATTGGTGGCCAACGGGCCAACCGATGTGTACACGGTCTATCACGATCCGGATGGAACGATTTGGTACAGCGGGAATCACACGCTGTTGCATTTGCAGGATGGGAAACTCGAGAAAGTCGCAGTGCCGGATGTAGTCGAAAAACTGAGACTCTCTGTTACACCACCTGATCCCATCATTGCCTCGTCGATCACCAGAGATCGTGCCGGCAATCTTTGGGTTGCATTCGGCGGTAGCGGAGAATTCCGCTTGACGAACGGCATCTGGAATTTCGTCCCGATTCTCCCGGACCATCCGGATTGGTCCGCCGGGTACACGATTACCGACAGCCTCGACCGCATTTGGCTTCTATGGGGAGACCGGATCGCTAGCTATGATCACGGCAACATACGAATCTTTAGCGCCAAAGAAGGTCTGGCCATCGGTCCGCCGGACGTCATGGCAGAATGCAATCAACTGATATGGGTTGGTGGTGAATCCGGATTGGCATTTCTCCAGGGAGGACGCTTCCACACTATACAGAGCGCTGAAGTTACCGGGTTCACGTCCGTTACTGGAATCGTGGTAACACCAAATGGCGACGTGTGGTTGAACACGGGATCGGGTGTCGTCCGCATTCCTGCCAGTGAAATCGAAACTGTGATTCAACATCCCGAACATAGGGTTACATTCGATCTCTTTGATCTGGTGACCGATTTGCCAGAACCAATTCAACGAGGGGAGGTTTATTCCCCGGGGGCCATTCAGGCTGACGATGGCAGCATATGGATTGCGACTAGAAGCGGGGCAGTTCGCGTGGACCCAAGTCATATTTACAAGAATCCACTTCCTCCGCCTGTTTCCATCCGATCGATTGTCGCCGACGGCAAAGTCTATTCTGCATTCTCCGATCTCAAGTTTCCGCCTTTAACAAACAACCTTCGCATCGAATATGCTGCCCCGAGTCTGTCAATTCCGGAACGTGTGCGTTTCCGGTACAAGCTCGACGAGTGGGACAAGAGTTGGCATGAGGCGGGCGGTCGCAGAGAAGCCTTCTTTACCCACCTGGCACCAGGAAAATACCTGTTCCGTGTGATCGCGTCCAATAACGATGGTGTGTGGAATCGAAAAGGTGCGACGCTCGCCTTTACCGTTGCGCCGGCATGGTTTCAGACAGTCTGGTTTCGGGGCCTTTGTGCCGCAATCCTTCTCCTGTTGCTTTGGGCCGGCTATCAATTGCGGCTCAAACGACTCCATCGGCACTTTGATATGGCGCTTGAGGCGCAGCGCGCAAACGAGCGCAACCTCCACCTGATCATCAATACGATTCCGACGCTAGCGTGGTCTGCGCGTCCCGATGGCTCCGTCGATTTCTTCAATCAACATTACCTTGACTACACGGGCATCACTAAGGGAAACGCGCAGGATTGGGGCTGGACGGCTGCGGTCCATCCCGACGACTTGAACCGGCTTGTAGACTATTGGCGCTCCATTCTGGCTTCGGGAGAGCGGGGTGAAATCGAAGCACGCGTTCGTCGCTTCGACGCACAGCATCGGTGGTTTCTATTCCGTGCGAACGCATTGCACGATCAAGTAGGCAAGATCATTAAATGGTACGGAACCATCACAGACATCGATGAACGGAAACAGGCCGAAGAACAGCTGCAACGCAGTGAGGCATTTCTCGCGGAAGGACAGTATCTCAGCCGAGTCGGCAGCTTTTCCTGGTGCATAGCGACTGAGAAAATCACTTGGTCCGAGCAGCTTTATCGCATCTTCGAGTTTGAAAAGGATGTACCGGTGACGATTGAGTTGGCTTTTACTCGGATCCATCCGGAAGATCTCCCGATGATGCAAGACATGGTAGAACGGGCGCGCGAAGGCGCCCGCAGCTTCGAGTACGAATACCGGCTGCTGATGCCTGATCACTCCCTCAAGTACTTGCAGCTGATTGCGCACGGAACAAGAGACCGGGAGGGCCGACTGGAATACATCGGTGCGGTTCAGGACATCACACAGCGCCGCCTTGCGGAAGAGGCACTGAGTAAGGCTCGATCGGAGCTCTCGCAGGTGACAAGAGCAACCAGCCTCGGGGTCATGACGGCGTCGATCGCGCACGAAATCAATCAGCCCCTGTCGGGCATTCTTACCAACTCGAACACTTGTATGAGAATGCTGGCCGCCGATCCCCCGAACCTCGAAGGGGCGCGCGAAACGGTACGACGAACCATTCGGGATGGGAACCGCGTGTCAGATGTCATCACGCGACTGCGGGCGCTGTTCGGGAAGAAGGCAGTCGCGTTCGAAGCAGTGGATTTGAGTGAGGCCACCCAGGAGGTGATCGCGCTTTTGTTGCCTGAACTCCAGCGAAATGGGGTGATCGTACGGTCTGACCTGGCCAACAATCTTCCGGCTGTCTCAGGTGATCGAGTGCAGCTGCAACAGGTCATCCTGAATCTCTTCAGGAACGCTTCAGACGCAATGCGTACCGTTGAGGACCGTCCAAGACAGTTGACGATCAAGACCGAACTAGAG
- a CDS encoding sigma 54-interacting transcriptional regulator: protein MAAASEYMLEPIRDGAEFTLYRARQHGNPSPVLVVAPTAEQPLPQSLRRLEHEYSLAAELEPAWAAKPLALTRHEGRTILVLADPGGEPLNRILEQDREQPLDLARFLRLAINLATALGHAHQRGLIHKDVKPENVLVDEAGCVWLTGFGIASRLPRERQAPAPPEIIVGSLAYMSPEQTGRMNRSMDTRSDLYSLGITLYQMLSGGLPFAAADPLEWVHCHIARQPVPPTDGRNIPKPLSDLIMKLLAKNPEERYQTAAGLEADLRRCLTDWQSHGRIDSFPLGTDDASDRLLIPEKLYGREREVDALLGTFDRVVAGGRPELLLVSGYSGVGKSAVVNELHKWLVPPRGLFASGKFDQYKRDIPYATVAQAFHSFIRPLLGKPEAELSKWRDDLNQALRPNGSLVLDLVPELRLIIGAQPPVAGLPPQEAKARAHLAFRQFIGVFARPEHPLALFLDDLQWLDAATLDFLEDLLVQQDLAHLLVVGAYRDNEVDAAHPLMRKLSAIREAGGKVQEIRLAPLGTGDLGHLIADALHCDPRRASSLAQLVHEKTAGNPFFAIQFIRALVDERLIAFDHGDARWQWDLNAIRAKAYTENVVDLMVAKLNRFPATTQRALQQFACIGNSAEAATLSAVLELTEQEVEAELWKALNQELIVESDGFWRFGHDRVQEAAYSTIAPELRAQAHLRIGRLLLAHTPPEKLEGAIFEIVNQFNRGAELITSENERFQVAELNLVAGKRAKAATAYASALKYFIAGEALLNNDPWESRRDLILGLELHRAECEFLTGELAVAEKRLTTLSSRAANTVERATVQCLRIDLYTVLEQPDRAVAACLEYLRHLGVEWPIHPSEDQARSEYERIWSQLGNREIEEVMDFPLMSDPTSVATLDVLTKVLPAALFTDWNLVAMVICRAISLSIERGNSDGSCVAYVFFSKVAGPRFGDYKAGFRFGQLGYELVDRRGLGRFRARTYLWFAQFVMPWTRHVRACRGLMRQALEAATRAGDLTVVGYSLDNLNTNFLAAGDPLAETQLQAENGLEFAERMRFRHLIDVMATQLGLIRTLRGLTYKFGRFDDGQLSEALLEQHLKANPATNVPECWYWIRKLQARFFAGDYPSALDAAAKAQPILWTSAAMFETAEYHFYAALTHAASCTSAVSNQDDPLSQRVAEDVYPSLRPKEYQQHLEALAAHYRQLEVWAENCAENFDDRAALVGAEIARIEGRELDAERLYEEAIRSAGSNGFVHNEALAYEVAARFYTARGFETFADAYLRNARNCYDRWGASGKVRLLDERYPRPREERTPTASAMLDPPGGRLDIETVVKASQAISSEMVLPRLIEKLLRIAVENAGAERGLLILRGGDESRIEAEATTGPDRVEVVFRQVAVAPSDLPQSALHYVIRTHDGVLLDDASSDNVYSKDEYVQLKRSRSVLCLPIVRQTKFVGALYLENNLTPGAFTPDRVTVLTLLASQAAISLENAALYGHLQLQVGLLQRLPVSAWTLKPDGTPDFVNQVWLEFSGQTLDFVRSHPEAWMTAVHPEDREAASKAFWEGICSGQGFAFETRSLRAQDGTYRWHLQQAVVLRDAEGKVLKFVGTTTDIDDQKRAEEKIRQSEKEARQLLDLSPLHITELGADGARLYTNRASLDYFGITLEEWQDADLRQVLHPQDAGFVINELPAKFQIGSPFEYEARLKRKGGQHRWFHYRLSPMSDEQGRITRWYAAGTDIEELKLAGQRLQEENVSLREEVDKASMFEEIVGTSALLKKVLSGVSKVAPTDSTVLITGETGTGKELVARAIHRRSRRSSHAFVSVNCAMIPRDLIASELFGHEKGAFTGATQLRSGRFELAEKGTIFLDEVGELPAETQVVLLRVLQEREFERIGGKGPIRADVRVIAATNRDLESAIESGTFRSDLFYRLNVFPIEMPPLRKRQEDIPLLVTYFLNRFARKAGRHFTAIDKQSLDLLQTYAWPGNIRELQNVIERSVIVNETQTFSVDESWLSPRPSSRGASIQTNLFNRPPAQEKALIEAVLRECGGRVYGPRGAAARLGIPRTTLETKIKSLKIDKNRFRGQIS, encoded by the coding sequence ATGGCAGCAGCTTCTGAGTACATGTTGGAGCCAATCCGCGATGGCGCGGAATTCACGCTCTACCGCGCCCGACAGCACGGCAACCCGTCGCCCGTCCTGGTAGTAGCTCCTACCGCAGAACAACCGTTGCCCCAGAGTCTGCGCCGCCTTGAGCACGAATACTCGCTCGCAGCCGAACTTGAGCCCGCGTGGGCAGCCAAGCCTCTGGCGCTCACGCGTCACGAAGGACGGACAATCCTTGTTCTTGCCGACCCGGGCGGCGAGCCCCTCAACCGCATTCTTGAGCAGGACAGGGAGCAGCCTCTCGATCTGGCGCGTTTTTTACGCCTTGCCATTAACTTGGCAACGGCGCTCGGCCATGCCCACCAGCGGGGTCTGATCCACAAAGACGTCAAGCCCGAGAACGTGCTCGTCGACGAGGCCGGATGCGTGTGGCTCACCGGCTTTGGCATCGCGTCCCGGCTGCCGCGCGAGCGCCAGGCGCCGGCGCCGCCGGAAATCATTGTCGGCAGCCTTGCCTACATGTCCCCAGAACAGACCGGGCGCATGAATCGATCGATGGATACCCGCAGCGATCTCTACTCTTTGGGCATCACCTTGTATCAAATGCTGTCAGGCGGGCTCCCATTCGCTGCTGCCGATCCTCTCGAGTGGGTCCACTGCCACATTGCACGTCAGCCAGTGCCGCCCACCGATGGTCGGAATATCCCCAAGCCGCTGTCTGACCTCATCATGAAGCTTCTCGCAAAGAATCCCGAGGAACGTTATCAGACCGCCGCGGGCCTTGAAGCCGATCTTCGGCGATGTCTCACGGACTGGCAATCTCATGGCCGCATCGATTCGTTTCCTCTTGGCACAGACGATGCATCGGACAGATTGCTGATCCCAGAGAAACTATACGGGAGAGAGCGCGAAGTTGATGCGCTGCTTGGGACGTTCGATCGTGTCGTTGCCGGCGGAAGACCGGAGCTGTTGCTTGTCTCCGGATACTCCGGTGTTGGCAAATCCGCCGTGGTCAACGAACTTCACAAATGGCTTGTTCCACCCCGCGGCTTATTTGCGTCAGGCAAGTTCGACCAGTACAAACGCGACATTCCTTACGCAACAGTGGCGCAAGCCTTCCATAGCTTCATCCGCCCACTTTTGGGTAAGCCTGAGGCCGAGTTGAGCAAGTGGCGGGATGACCTTAATCAGGCATTACGTCCGAACGGATCGCTCGTTTTGGATCTGGTTCCGGAATTGAGATTAATCATAGGCGCGCAGCCGCCTGTTGCCGGTTTGCCGCCTCAAGAGGCGAAAGCTCGCGCGCACCTTGCATTTCGGCAGTTCATCGGTGTTTTCGCACGGCCTGAACATCCGCTGGCCTTGTTTCTCGACGATCTGCAGTGGCTTGATGCGGCAACACTCGACTTTCTGGAAGATTTGCTGGTCCAGCAGGATCTCGCCCACCTTCTTGTGGTCGGCGCTTATCGCGACAATGAGGTCGACGCGGCGCACCCGCTGATGCGAAAGCTGTCTGCAATCCGTGAAGCCGGGGGAAAAGTACAGGAGATCCGCCTGGCGCCGCTGGGCACCGGCGACCTGGGACACCTCATTGCAGATGCCCTACATTGCGATCCACGACGCGCGTCATCGCTCGCGCAGCTCGTACACGAGAAGACTGCCGGCAACCCATTCTTTGCGATTCAGTTTATCCGTGCCCTGGTGGATGAGAGGCTGATTGCTTTCGACCATGGAGACGCCCGATGGCAGTGGGATCTGAATGCTATTCGCGCCAAGGCCTATACCGAAAACGTCGTAGACCTTATGGTCGCCAAGTTGAACCGGTTCCCGGCTACAACCCAACGAGCACTTCAGCAATTCGCGTGCATTGGAAACAGCGCCGAAGCCGCCACCCTTTCTGCTGTTCTTGAATTGACTGAACAGGAAGTCGAAGCAGAACTGTGGAAGGCACTCAACCAGGAACTGATTGTCGAATCGGACGGCTTCTGGCGGTTTGGGCACGACCGCGTCCAGGAAGCTGCCTATTCCACCATTGCGCCAGAATTACGCGCCCAGGCTCATCTGCGAATTGGGCGATTGCTCCTTGCGCACACTCCCCCTGAAAAGCTTGAGGGGGCTATATTCGAAATCGTCAATCAGTTTAACCGTGGTGCCGAACTCATCACTTCAGAAAATGAACGCTTCCAGGTGGCTGAGCTCAACCTCGTCGCTGGCAAGCGGGCCAAGGCTGCTACAGCCTACGCCTCTGCCCTGAAATACTTCATCGCCGGCGAAGCACTTTTGAACAACGACCCGTGGGAGAGCCGCCGCGATCTTATCTTAGGGCTGGAATTACATCGGGCGGAATGCGAGTTCCTGACTGGCGAGCTTGCGGTTGCAGAGAAGCGCTTGACGACGCTTTCATCCCGCGCCGCGAACACCGTCGAGCGAGCAACCGTTCAGTGCTTGCGCATCGATTTGTACACGGTTCTCGAACAGCCCGATCGTGCTGTGGCCGCCTGTCTCGAATACCTTCGGCATCTGGGGGTCGAATGGCCAATCCATCCGTCCGAAGATCAAGCACGAAGCGAATATGAGCGAATCTGGTCACAACTCGGAAATCGCGAGATCGAGGAGGTGATGGATTTTCCCCTGATGAGCGACCCGACGTCTGTAGCGACTCTGGATGTTTTGACCAAGGTGTTGCCTGCAGCGTTGTTTACGGATTGGAATCTTGTTGCCATGGTCATCTGCAGGGCGATTAGTCTCAGCATCGAGCGGGGCAACAGCGATGGTTCATGTGTAGCTTACGTGTTTTTCAGTAAGGTTGCCGGACCGCGTTTCGGCGACTACAAGGCTGGATTCAGATTCGGTCAGCTCGGCTATGAGCTGGTCGACAGACGTGGCTTGGGGCGTTTCCGGGCCCGAACTTATCTCTGGTTTGCACAATTTGTCATGCCCTGGACGAGGCACGTCCGGGCCTGCCGTGGGCTGATGCGGCAGGCGCTCGAAGCGGCGACGAGGGCTGGCGATCTAACCGTGGTGGGATACAGCCTCGACAACTTGAATACAAACTTTCTTGCCGCCGGTGATCCACTGGCTGAGACGCAACTTCAGGCTGAGAATGGTCTCGAATTTGCCGAAAGGATGCGGTTCCGCCACCTGATTGACGTCATGGCAACGCAGCTTGGTCTAATTAGAACGTTGCGTGGTTTGACTTACAAATTTGGCCGTTTCGATGACGGACAGCTCAGCGAGGCGCTGCTGGAACAACACCTGAAAGCAAACCCCGCGACGAACGTGCCAGAGTGCTGGTACTGGATCCGAAAGCTGCAGGCGCGCTTCTTTGCCGGGGACTATCCTTCGGCACTCGATGCCGCAGCGAAGGCACAACCAATACTCTGGACATCGGCTGCGATGTTTGAAACGGCGGAATATCACTTCTATGCTGCACTTACTCATGCCGCATCCTGCACCTCCGCGGTTTCCAATCAGGACGACCCTTTATCTCAGCGTGTCGCGGAGGACGTCTATCCGTCCTTGCGCCCCAAGGAGTACCAGCAGCATCTCGAGGCGTTGGCGGCCCACTACAGACAGCTCGAGGTGTGGGCAGAGAATTGCGCGGAGAATTTCGACGACCGCGCCGCGCTGGTGGGAGCGGAGATTGCGCGCATCGAAGGCCGAGAGCTGGATGCAGAGCGCCTGTACGAAGAGGCGATCCGTTCGGCCGGCTCGAACGGCTTTGTCCATAATGAGGCGCTCGCCTATGAGGTCGCCGCCCGCTTTTACACGGCGCGCGGCTTCGAGACGTTCGCCGACGCCTATCTCCGGAATGCGAGAAACTGCTACGACCGTTGGGGCGCTTCCGGCAAGGTAAGGCTACTCGACGAACGCTATCCGCGCCCGCGTGAGGAACGAACTCCCACCGCTTCGGCCATGCTCGACCCGCCTGGCGGTCGGTTGGATATCGAGACTGTAGTGAAAGCGTCGCAGGCGATTTCGAGTGAGATGGTCCTCCCCAGGCTGATCGAGAAGCTCTTGCGAATCGCGGTGGAGAATGCCGGGGCTGAGCGGGGTCTGCTGATCCTGCGTGGAGGCGACGAATCGCGGATCGAAGCGGAGGCTACCACTGGCCCGGACAGGGTTGAGGTTGTATTTCGACAGGTAGCCGTTGCGCCGTCTGATCTCCCCCAATCCGCGCTGCATTACGTGATCCGAACACACGACGGCGTGCTCCTCGATGATGCCTCGTCAGACAACGTCTACTCCAAGGACGAATATGTGCAGCTGAAGCGCTCACGGTCGGTCCTATGCTTGCCGATCGTCAGGCAAACAAAATTCGTCGGCGCACTTTATCTGGAGAACAATCTCACTCCGGGCGCCTTCACGCCTGACCGGGTTACCGTTCTGACGCTGCTGGCTTCGCAAGCCGCCATTTCCCTGGAGAATGCTGCCCTCTATGGTCATCTGCAACTCCAAGTGGGGCTCTTGCAGCGTCTTCCCGTATCCGCCTGGACGCTCAAGCCTGATGGGACGCCGGATTTCGTCAATCAAGTTTGGCTTGAATTTTCCGGTCAGACGCTCGATTTCGTCCGGTCGCATCCCGAGGCCTGGATGACCGCAGTCCACCCCGAGGATCGCGAAGCGGCATCAAAGGCCTTTTGGGAGGGAATATGCTCTGGACAGGGTTTTGCGTTCGAAACCCGCTCTCTGCGCGCTCAGGACGGGACCTATCGCTGGCATCTCCAACAAGCCGTGGTCTTGCGCGATGCAGAAGGAAAAGTCCTCAAATTCGTCGGAACGACCACCGACATCGACGACCAGAAGCGTGCGGAAGAGAAGATCCGCCAAAGCGAAAAGGAAGCTCGCCAACTTCTCGACCTTTCGCCCCTGCACATCACCGAATTGGGGGCCGATGGGGCGCGCCTCTACACGAATCGCGCGTCACTGGATTATTTCGGCATTACTTTGGAGGAATGGCAGGACGCTGATTTGCGGCAGGTGCTGCATCCGCAGGACGCTGGGTTCGTGATAAATGAACTTCCTGCAAAATTCCAAATCGGATCGCCATTTGAATACGAAGCGCGGCTTAAGAGAAAGGGCGGACAGCATCGTTGGTTCCACTATCGCTTGAGTCCGATGTCAGACGAACAAGGGCGCATCACGCGCTGGTATGCCGCGGGGACCGATATTGAAGAACTCAAGCTGGCCGGGCAAAGGCTCCAGGAAGAGAACGTTTCGTTGCGCGAAGAAGTTGACAAGGCATCAATGTTCGAGGAGATTGTGGGAACTTCAGCGCTCCTGAAAAAAGTGCTCTCCGGCGTCTCCAAGGTCGCACCAACCGACTCCACCGTCCTGATAACCGGGGAGACCGGCACTGGAAAGGAACTTGTGGCGCGCGCCATTCACCGGCGGTCACGGCGATCTTCGCACGCCTTTGTGAGTGTGAATTGTGCCATGATCCCTCGTGACCTCATTGCCTCGGAATTATTCGGCCATGAGAAGGGCGCCTTCACGGGGGCGACTCAGCTCCGTTCAGGCCGCTTTGAACTGGCCGAGAAAGGCACGATCTTCCTCGACGAGGTGGGGGAGCTTCCGGCCGAAACTCAAGTTGTTCTTTTGCGGGTCCTGCAGGAACGGGAATTTGAACGCATCGGAGGAAAGGGGCCCATTCGCGCCGATGTCCGGGTAATCGCCGCCACCAATCGCGACTTAGAGTCCGCGATCGAATCGGGTACGTTCCGCAGTGACCTGTTTTACCGCCTGAACGTGTTTCCCATTGAGATGCCGCCTTTGAGGAAACGACAAGAAGACATACCCTTGCTCGTGACGTATTTCCTCAATCGGTTCGCAAGGAAGGCAGGCAGGCACTTTACCGCAATCGATAAACAGAGCCTTGATCTGTTGCAAACGTATGCATGGCCCGGAAATATTCGGGAATTGCAGAACGTGATCGAGCGATCTGTTATTGTAAACGAGACACAGACATTTTCAGTGGATGAAAGTTGGCTTTCCCCGAGGCCTTCGTCCCGCGGCGCATCGATCCAAACAAACCTCTTCAACCGGCCTCCCGCCCAGGAGAAAGCCCTAATTGAGGCTGTATTGCGCGAATGCGGAGGACGTGTTTACGGGCCCCGAGGCGCCGCTGCAAGACTCGGCATACCGCGAACCACTCTGGAAACGAAGATCAAGTCATTGAAAATCGATAAGAATCGCTTCAGAGGACAGATCTCCTGA